In Taeniopygia guttata chromosome Z, bTaeGut7.mat, whole genome shotgun sequence, one genomic interval encodes:
- the COMMD10 gene encoding COMM domain-containing protein 10 isoform X5, with protein sequence MAAPVVPESNSIRRAVSLLNAVDPGRFPRLLSRLLQKLHLKAESTFSEDEEEKLQIAFSLEKQDLHLVLETISFILEQAVYHNLKPASLQQQLQSIHLDQDKAEAFASVWAAAGQDTIEKFRQRVLTPQKLETVGWQLNLQMAESMQAKLKSPQAVLELGVSNEDSKVRTISAC encoded by the exons ATGGCGGCTCCCGTCGTGCCGGAGAGCAACAG cATCCGCAGGGCCGTGTCGCTGCTCAACGCCGTGGACCCGGGCCGGTTTCCGCGGCTCCTCTCCCGCCTTCTGCAGAAGCTGCACCTGAAG GCTGAAAGTACCTTCAGTGAAGACGAGGAAGAAAAACTTCAAATAGCTTTTTCATTGGAAAAACAGGATCTTCATCTAGTTCTTGAAACTATATCATTCATTTTGGAACAG GCAGTCTATCACAATTTGAAGCCTGCTTCGCTGCAACAGCAGCTACAAAGCATTCACCTGGATCAAGACAAAGCTGAAGCATTTGCTAGTGTGTGGGCGGCTGCAGGTCAAGATACGATTGAAAAGTTCAGGCAGAGGGTTTTAACCCCTCAGAAG CTTGAGACAGTTGGATGGCAGCTTAATCTTCAAATGGCAGAGTCAATGCAAGCAAAGCTGAAGTCTCCTCAAGCTGTGCTAGAGCTGGGAGTGAGCAATGAAGATTCAAAG
- the COMMD10 gene encoding COMM domain-containing protein 10 isoform X3 — MAAPVVPESNSIRRAVSLLNAVDPGRFPRLLSRLLQKLHLKAESTFSEDEEEKLQIAFSLEKQDLHLVLETISFILEQAVYHNLKPASLQQQLQSIHLDQDKAEAFASVWAAAGQDTIEKFRQRVLTPQKLETVGWQLNLQMAESMQAKLKSPQAVLELGVSNEDSKERHKMQRNFYSLAH; from the exons ATGGCGGCTCCCGTCGTGCCGGAGAGCAACAG cATCCGCAGGGCCGTGTCGCTGCTCAACGCCGTGGACCCGGGCCGGTTTCCGCGGCTCCTCTCCCGCCTTCTGCAGAAGCTGCACCTGAAG GCTGAAAGTACCTTCAGTGAAGACGAGGAAGAAAAACTTCAAATAGCTTTTTCATTGGAAAAACAGGATCTTCATCTAGTTCTTGAAACTATATCATTCATTTTGGAACAG GCAGTCTATCACAATTTGAAGCCTGCTTCGCTGCAACAGCAGCTACAAAGCATTCACCTGGATCAAGACAAAGCTGAAGCATTTGCTAGTGTGTGGGCGGCTGCAGGTCAAGATACGATTGAAAAGTTCAGGCAGAGGGTTTTAACCCCTCAGAAG CTTGAGACAGTTGGATGGCAGCTTAATCTTCAAATGGCAGAGTCAATGCAAGCAAAGCTGAAGTCTCCTCAAGCTGTGCTAGAGCTGGGAGTGAGCAATGAAGATTCAAAG gaaagacACAAAATGCAGAGGAACTTTTATAGTCTGGCTCATTAG
- the COMMD10 gene encoding COMM domain-containing protein 10 isoform X4, producing the protein MAAPVVPESNSIRRAVSLLNAVDPGRFPRLLSRLLQKLHLKAESTFSEDEEEKLQIAFSLEKQDLHLVLETISFILEQAVYHNLKPASLQQQLQSIHLDQDKAEAFASVWAAAGQDTIEKFRQRVLTPQKLETVGWQLNLQMAESMQAKLKSPQAVLELGVSNEDSKIPFPKETYEEG; encoded by the exons ATGGCGGCTCCCGTCGTGCCGGAGAGCAACAG cATCCGCAGGGCCGTGTCGCTGCTCAACGCCGTGGACCCGGGCCGGTTTCCGCGGCTCCTCTCCCGCCTTCTGCAGAAGCTGCACCTGAAG GCTGAAAGTACCTTCAGTGAAGACGAGGAAGAAAAACTTCAAATAGCTTTTTCATTGGAAAAACAGGATCTTCATCTAGTTCTTGAAACTATATCATTCATTTTGGAACAG GCAGTCTATCACAATTTGAAGCCTGCTTCGCTGCAACAGCAGCTACAAAGCATTCACCTGGATCAAGACAAAGCTGAAGCATTTGCTAGTGTGTGGGCGGCTGCAGGTCAAGATACGATTGAAAAGTTCAGGCAGAGGGTTTTAACCCCTCAGAAG CTTGAGACAGTTGGATGGCAGCTTAATCTTCAAATGGCAGAGTCAATGCAAGCAAAGCTGAAGTCTCCTCAAGCTGTGCTAGAGCTGGGAGTGAGCAATGAAGATTCAAAG